The Thiothrix subterranea genome has a segment encoding these proteins:
- the secF gene encoding protein translocase subunit SecF: MFELFPFNKAIPFMRYGRTTTAISLATFLFSVFALFFYGLNLGVDFTGGTVMEVRYAQSAPIDTIREAIKSTGYHEVAVQNFGSTQDVLIRLPLKEGVSSAQVSEQIMSVLKTGTPDVTLSKVDFVGGQVGQELYENGGLALILVAAGIIIYLAFRFEWRFAVSAAIANLHDVVIILGLFAFFQWQFDLTVLAGILAVLGYSVNESVVVFDRIRENIRTMRDETIPDIIDSAITSTMSRTIITHVSTQIMVLAMLWFGGEALHNFALALTIGIMFGIYSSVLVASPLLLLFGLKREHMIPQESEKMEGMNADGSIV; the protein is encoded by the coding sequence ATGTTTGAGTTATTTCCATTTAACAAAGCCATTCCGTTCATGCGGTACGGCAGAACCACGACGGCTATTTCACTGGCAACGTTCCTGTTCTCGGTATTCGCACTGTTTTTCTACGGTCTGAATCTGGGGGTCGACTTTACCGGCGGCACGGTGATGGAAGTGCGTTACGCGCAATCCGCGCCTATCGACACCATTCGTGAAGCCATCAAATCCACCGGCTATCATGAGGTAGCGGTGCAAAACTTTGGTTCGACACAGGATGTGTTGATCCGTTTGCCATTGAAAGAAGGCGTTTCCAGCGCTCAAGTCAGTGAGCAAATCATGAGCGTGCTGAAAACCGGAACACCCGATGTCACGCTCAGTAAGGTCGATTTCGTCGGTGGGCAAGTCGGGCAGGAACTGTATGAAAACGGTGGTTTAGCCCTGATTTTAGTCGCGGCTGGCATTATTATTTACTTGGCATTTCGCTTTGAATGGCGCTTTGCAGTTTCCGCTGCGATTGCCAACCTGCATGACGTGGTAATCATTCTTGGCTTATTTGCGTTCTTCCAATGGCAGTTTGACTTGACAGTTCTGGCGGGTATTTTGGCGGTACTGGGCTATTCAGTAAACGAATCGGTGGTCGTATTTGACCGGATTCGGGAAAACATCCGCACCATGCGCGATGAAACTATCCCGGACATTATCGACAGCGCAATTACCAGCACCATGTCACGTACCATTATAACCCACGTATCAACCCAGATTATGGTGTTGGCAATGTTGTGGTTTGGCGGCGAAGCCCTGCATAACTTCGCACTGGCGCTGACCATCGGGATTATGTTTGGAATTTATTCATCGGTATTGGTCGCCTCGCCGCTGTTACTGCTGTTCGGCTTGAAGCGCGAACACATGATTCCGCAGGAAAGCGAAAAGATGGAAGGCATGAACGCCGACGGTTCGATCGTTTAA
- a CDS encoding TlpA family protein disulfide reductase: protein MNVWLYPFLIALLVFTPLSHANEPDALLEITVSADTSISIARFGNSGQRVLWLPSEQGLDSSKAYPLAQRMAAQGMEIWLADLHGSYFISPGRTSLDDIPAAAIAALIQQSLPDAPQQLFLLTSGRGAALGLNGLQHWQNAHPTDKRFGGAVLLHPNLIAGIPEPGKPDEWLPIATQTQTLLFVVQPEKSGRRWYLGELLDTLETGGSRVYATLIKGAGDGYLTRPERSADEIKQADAFPVLLRHALNILSKTEGKTSIVTAQTPLPKPSNPSAEAQASVPKTGLQPFPGEKRAPELRLTATDGNTYDLKDYRGKVVLLNFWATWCPPCVEEIPSLGRLQQRFSPDDFSVVSVDIGETAADVEAFLKIVKADYPVLLDSQGSAVKTWGLRAFPTTFVLDRDGYVRLGYFGGLTWDDNSVITTLTEHMKITPLPTPTP, encoded by the coding sequence ATGAACGTTTGGCTGTATCCATTCCTGATTGCCCTGTTAGTGTTTACGCCACTAAGCCACGCTAACGAACCTGATGCACTGCTGGAAATTACCGTCAGCGCTGACACCAGCATCAGCATTGCGCGGTTCGGCAATAGCGGGCAGCGCGTCTTATGGCTACCCTCAGAACAAGGGCTGGACAGCAGCAAAGCTTACCCCTTGGCGCAGCGCATGGCGGCACAAGGCATGGAAATCTGGCTGGCGGATTTACACGGTAGCTATTTCATCAGTCCGGGGCGCACCAGTCTGGATGATATTCCCGCCGCCGCTATCGCCGCTTTGATCCAACAAAGCTTGCCCGATGCGCCGCAACAACTGTTTCTGCTCACCAGCGGACGCGGGGCAGCGCTTGGCTTAAATGGCTTGCAACACTGGCAAAACGCACACCCCACGGACAAACGCTTTGGTGGCGCAGTATTGCTACACCCCAACCTGATTGCAGGCATCCCCGAACCCGGCAAGCCGGATGAATGGTTGCCCATCGCCACACAAACCCAAACATTGCTGTTTGTGGTGCAACCCGAAAAATCGGGCAGACGCTGGTATTTGGGTGAATTGCTCGACACCTTAGAAACCGGCGGCAGTCGCGTCTACGCCACCTTGATCAAAGGCGCAGGCGATGGCTATTTAACCCGCCCCGAACGCAGCGCGGATGAAATCAAGCAAGCCGATGCCTTCCCCGTGTTACTGCGCCACGCCCTGAATATATTGAGTAAGACCGAAGGCAAAACAAGTATTGTTACCGCGCAAACACCTCTGCCCAAACCCAGCAATCCAAGCGCTGAAGCGCAAGCTTCTGTTCCTAAAACCGGCTTGCAACCGTTTCCCGGCGAAAAACGTGCACCAGAATTGCGTTTAACCGCCACCGATGGCAACACCTATGACCTGAAAGATTATCGCGGCAAAGTGGTATTACTGAATTTTTGGGCGACTTGGTGTCCGCCGTGTGTGGAAGAAATCCCCTCATTGGGGCGCTTGCAACAACGGTTTTCACCCGATGACTTCAGCGTGGTCAGTGTTGATATTGGTGAAACGGCAGCGGATGTAGAAGCTTTTCTAAAAATCGTCAAAGCGGATTACCCGGTCTTGTTGGATTCGCAAGGCAGCGCGGTGAAAACGTGGGGATTACGTGCTTTCCCCACCACGTTTGTGTTGGATCGGGACGGTTACGTGCGCCTCGGCTATTTTGGCGGGCTGACTTGGGATGACAATAGCGTCATCACCACCCTCACCGAACACATGAAAATTACGCCCTTACCCACCCCAACTCCATAG
- a CDS encoding class I SAM-dependent methyltransferase, with amino-acid sequence MPMQIQNPTATTRCNELDLIAQHLPLENAIVLELGCGKAQMTRRIAERFPTARIIATEVDQIQHAHNVAQQHSLSEVEGIHNIEFKAGGAQAIDAPDNSIDIVCMFKSLHHVPRELMAQSLQEIARVLKPGGMAWISEPVYAGDFNKILRLFHDEKVVRELAFQAVSDAVTAGTLELVEQIFCNTESRFADFNEFDERIIQVTHTNHQLDDALYQTVKTRFNAHVGADGARFANPARFDVLRKPV; translated from the coding sequence ATGCCCATGCAAATCCAGAATCCGACGGCTACCACCCGTTGCAACGAACTCGACTTAATCGCCCAGCACCTACCGCTGGAAAACGCTATCGTGTTAGAACTCGGTTGCGGCAAAGCCCAAATGACACGCCGCATCGCGGAACGTTTCCCCACCGCACGCATCATTGCCACCGAAGTCGACCAAATCCAACACGCCCACAACGTCGCCCAACAACACTCCCTGAGCGAAGTCGAAGGGATACACAATATCGAATTCAAGGCAGGCGGCGCACAAGCCATTGATGCACCCGACAACAGCATTGACATCGTATGCATGTTCAAATCGCTGCACCACGTTCCCCGTGAACTCATGGCGCAATCCCTGCAAGAAATTGCCCGCGTGCTCAAGCCGGGTGGCATGGCATGGATTTCCGAACCCGTGTATGCGGGCGATTTCAACAAGATTTTACGCTTGTTCCACGATGAAAAAGTGGTGCGTGAACTCGCCTTCCAAGCCGTGAGTGATGCCGTCACTGCCGGTACATTGGAACTGGTGGAACAAATTTTCTGCAACACCGAATCGCGTTTCGCCGATTTCAACGAATTCGACGAACGCATTATTCAGGTCACGCACACCAATCATCAATTGGATGACGCGCTGTACCAAACCGTCAAAACCCGTTTTAACGCGCATGTAGGTGCAGACGGCGCACGCTTTGCTAACCCTGCCCGTTTCGATGTGTTGCGCAAACCTGTATGA
- a CDS encoding leucyl aminopeptidase, whose protein sequence is MNYHFDSSANAAELHTDCVVVGVYKHAKLSAAAAQIDAASAGAISQHLDFGDFTGDKNRTSMLYNLPGVTAKRVLLIGMGEKDKLTLETLTLMTQAAVNLLKTAKVNNAVSFLTDEIASEYIEAAVRQSVIAVADTLYTFDTYKSKKDDAPRTALESWTVAHTIAGEFTNPLLQGNAIAEGMRVSRDLANSPGNVCTPTYLADIAQELANSSNKVDINILEEADMEALGMGSFLSVSKGSAEDGKMIILQYHGGNSGDAPFVLVGKGITFDTGGISLKPGNAMDEMKFDMSGAASVIGTLTACVAMQLPMNVIGVIAAAENMPGSKASKPGDIVTSMSGKTIEILNTDAEGRLVLCDALTYVERFNPVAVVDIATLTGACITALGYHICGLLSNNEALADEVLAAGKQANDEAWRLPMGEKYHDQLKSNFADLANIGGPPGGTITAACFLSRFTESYPWAHLDIAGTAWKSGAAKGATGRPVPLLCQLLINRAKA, encoded by the coding sequence ATGAACTACCATTTTGATTCTTCCGCCAATGCCGCTGAACTGCACACCGATTGCGTCGTGGTAGGTGTTTATAAACACGCCAAACTCTCGGCGGCGGCGGCGCAAATTGATGCTGCCAGCGCGGGCGCGATCAGCCAACACTTGGATTTCGGCGACTTTACCGGCGATAAAAACCGCACCAGTATGCTTTACAACCTGCCCGGCGTCACCGCCAAACGGGTGCTGCTCATCGGCATGGGCGAAAAAGACAAACTCACGCTGGAAACCCTAACCCTAATGACACAAGCAGCGGTCAACCTACTCAAAACCGCCAAAGTAAACAACGCCGTGTCATTTTTGACCGACGAAATCGCCAGCGAATACATTGAAGCCGCCGTGCGCCAATCGGTCATCGCCGTGGCTGACACGCTGTACACGTTCGACACGTACAAAAGCAAAAAAGACGATGCGCCGCGCACCGCGTTAGAAAGTTGGACAGTTGCGCACACGATTGCCGGTGAATTCACCAACCCGCTGTTGCAAGGCAATGCCATTGCCGAAGGAATGCGCGTCAGCCGTGACCTTGCCAATAGCCCCGGCAATGTTTGCACTCCCACGTATCTGGCGGATATTGCGCAAGAACTGGCGAATTCTTCCAATAAAGTCGACATCAATATCCTCGAAGAAGCCGATATGGAAGCCCTCGGCATGGGTTCATTCCTTTCCGTCTCCAAGGGCAGCGCCGAAGACGGCAAAATGATCATCCTGCAATACCACGGCGGTAATTCGGGTGATGCGCCATTTGTGCTTGTTGGCAAAGGCATTACTTTTGACACTGGCGGCATTTCGCTCAAACCCGGCAATGCGATGGATGAAATGAAATTCGACATGAGCGGTGCTGCCAGCGTGATCGGCACACTGACCGCGTGTGTCGCCATGCAATTGCCCATGAACGTGATTGGCGTGATTGCCGCCGCCGAAAACATGCCCGGCAGTAAAGCCAGCAAACCCGGCGACATTGTTACCAGTATGTCAGGCAAAACCATTGAAATTCTCAACACCGACGCGGAAGGTCGCTTGGTGCTGTGCGATGCGCTGACGTATGTGGAACGCTTCAACCCCGTTGCCGTGGTCGATATTGCGACGCTGACCGGCGCGTGTATTACCGCATTGGGCTATCACATCTGTGGCTTACTGAGTAATAACGAGGCACTCGCGGACGAAGTGCTCGCGGCGGGCAAACAAGCCAATGACGAAGCCTGGCGCTTGCCGATGGGTGAAAAATACCACGATCAACTCAAAAGCAACTTCGCCGATCTTGCCAATATCGGCGGGCCACCGGGCGGCACAATCACTGCCGCGTGCTTTTTGTCACGCTTTACCGAAAGCTACCCCTGGGCGCATCTCGACATTGCCGGTACAGCTTGGAAAAGCGGCGCAGCCAAAGGTGCAACGGGTCGCCCTGTTCCCTTGCTGTGCCAATTGCTGATTAATCGCGCCAAAGCATGA
- the epmA gene encoding EF-P lysine aminoacylase EpmA, whose protein sequence is MNLAALHERASLNQQVRVFFAERDVLEVETPALSQAGNTDPFIDSFSVNTPHGLRYLHTSPEYPMKRLLVAGAGDIYQLCKVWRRDESGKRHNPEFTLLEWYRLGFTWQQLMHEVADLLHTLIPHLQKPPRFCSYREAFLESVQLDPHLATEAELSACAQAHGIAISGEMPVQAWRDLLLTHCVETQFPTDQLTFLYHYPASQSALAKIQQVDGQAVAERFEVYLGALELGNGYQEQTDSAQNRLILVQDAHTRGHDIPVDERFLAALEHGLPECAGVALGIDRILLCRMQRDDLKQVIAFSWEVA, encoded by the coding sequence GTGAATCTAGCCGCTTTGCACGAACGCGCATCCCTGAACCAGCAGGTGCGCGTTTTTTTTGCCGAACGCGATGTGCTGGAAGTCGAAACCCCAGCACTTTCGCAAGCGGGTAACACCGACCCGTTCATTGATAGCTTCAGCGTCAATACACCGCACGGTTTGCGTTATTTGCACACTTCGCCGGAATACCCGATGAAACGCTTGCTGGTCGCGGGTGCGGGTGATATTTACCAACTCTGCAAAGTGTGGCGGCGTGATGAAAGCGGCAAACGCCATAACCCCGAATTCACGCTGTTAGAATGGTATCGGCTGGGTTTCACTTGGCAACAATTGATGCACGAAGTCGCCGATTTATTGCACACGCTGATTCCACACCTGCAAAAACCCCCGCGTTTTTGCAGTTATCGTGAGGCATTCCTTGAAAGCGTGCAGCTTGACCCCCATCTTGCCACAGAAGCCGAATTGTCGGCTTGTGCGCAAGCTCACGGCATCGCCATCAGCGGTGAAATGCCGGTGCAAGCTTGGCGGGATTTGCTGTTAACGCATTGTGTGGAAACGCAATTCCCTACCGACCAATTGACGTTTCTGTACCATTACCCCGCCAGTCAATCTGCGCTGGCAAAAATACAGCAGGTGGATGGGCAGGCGGTGGCGGAACGTTTCGAGGTGTATTTAGGTGCCTTGGAGCTTGGCAATGGTTATCAGGAACAAACCGATTCAGCGCAGAATCGCTTAATTCTGGTACAAGATGCGCACACTCGCGGGCATGACATCCCCGTCGATGAACGTTTTCTTGCGGCACTCGAACACGGCTTGCCAGAATGCGCAGGCGTTGCCCTCGGCATCGACCGGATTCTGCTGTGCAGGATGCAACGCGATGACCTGAAACAGGTTATCGCTTTTTCATGGGAGGTGGCATAA
- a CDS encoding DNA polymerase III subunit chi, whose amino-acid sequence MTKIDFYVGKTNSLQARLLLACKVVMKAHQQQLHTYIHTDAPTTSSKLDELLWTFNELAFIPHALAPTKDQNVRILIGHDHEPMENCGLLINLSNEIPTFFSRFERLAEMLDQEEAVLHAGRKRYQFYRDRGYNLDYHQLKI is encoded by the coding sequence ATGACCAAAATAGATTTTTACGTCGGAAAAACCAACAGCTTGCAGGCGCGGTTATTACTCGCCTGCAAGGTGGTCATGAAAGCGCATCAGCAACAATTGCATACCTACATTCACACCGATGCGCCGACGACCAGCAGCAAATTGGATGAATTATTGTGGACGTTTAACGAACTCGCGTTCATTCCCCACGCGCTTGCGCCCACAAAAGATCAAAACGTGCGCATTTTAATCGGTCACGACCATGAACCGATGGAAAATTGCGGGTTGCTTATCAATCTTTCCAACGAAATACCCACTTTTTTCTCACGTTTTGAGCGTTTAGCCGAAATGTTAGATCAAGAAGAAGCCGTACTACACGCTGGTCGTAAACGCTACCAGTTTTACCGTGACCGGGGCTATAATCTGGACTACCATCAACTTAAGATTTAA
- a CDS encoding YchJ family protein, which translates to MNNCPCGSEQTYNQCCRQYHDGKIAPTVEALMRSRYSAYVLRNGAYLHRSWHSSTRPNKKGLLQLPATDWLGLEIVRTTQGGEQDNSGTVEFIARYREGEQTGSLHETSRFVKEGGKWFYVDGDY; encoded by the coding sequence ATGAATAACTGCCCGTGTGGTTCAGAACAAACCTATAACCAATGTTGCCGCCAGTATCATGACGGCAAAATCGCGCCCACGGTGGAAGCGTTAATGCGTTCGCGTTACAGTGCGTATGTGCTGCGCAATGGCGCGTATTTACACCGCAGTTGGCACAGCAGCACTCGCCCGAACAAAAAAGGCTTGCTGCAATTACCGGCGACGGATTGGTTAGGGTTGGAAATCGTGCGCACCACGCAGGGCGGGGAACAGGATAACAGCGGCACGGTGGAATTCATTGCCCGCTACCGTGAAGGGGAGCAAACCGGCTCATTGCATGAAACAAGCCGGTTTGTGAAGGAGGGTGGGAAGTGGTTTTACGTGGACGGGGATTATTAA
- a CDS encoding type II toxin-antitoxin system VapB family antitoxin: MALSIRNERAEQLAREIAQLTGYNMTSAIIMALEEKLERLQRFRRVNGKLDEIMVISRRCSALPDLDTRSADDILGYDEHGVNTLW; the protein is encoded by the coding sequence ATGGCACTCAGTATCCGCAACGAACGCGCCGAACAGTTAGCCCGCGAAATCGCGCAACTGACGGGTTACAATATGACTTCCGCGATTATTATGGCTTTAGAAGAAAAATTAGAGCGTCTGCAACGTTTTCGCCGAGTGAATGGCAAGCTGGATGAAATTATGGTCATTTCGCGGCGCTGTAGTGCCTTGCCCGATCTGGATACGCGCAGTGCTGACGACATCCTCGGTTATGACGAACACGGGGTAAATACCCTGTGGTAA
- the efp gene encoding elongation factor P, giving the protein MATYGSNDLRVGVKIILNGDPYTVVDSDFVKPGKGQAFTRARVRNLKTGRTIEQTFKSTETHEGADVEDRDMEYLYTDGENWTFMDSSSFEQLEAGATAMADAVKWLKGNEKCVVTLWNGVPLQVTTPNFAELKITQTDPGVRGDTATGGTKPATLETGAVVKVPLYMEEGEILKIDTRTGEYVSRVKA; this is encoded by the coding sequence ATGGCCACCTATGGTAGCAATGATTTAAGAGTTGGTGTGAAGATTATCCTCAATGGCGACCCTTACACCGTCGTAGACAGCGACTTTGTAAAACCCGGTAAAGGTCAAGCCTTCACCCGCGCCCGCGTCCGCAACCTCAAAACCGGGCGTACCATTGAACAAACCTTCAAATCCACCGAAACCCACGAAGGGGCTGACGTGGAAGACCGCGATATGGAATACCTCTATACCGACGGCGAAAACTGGACATTCATGGACAGCAGCTCCTTTGAACAGCTAGAAGCAGGCGCAACCGCCATGGCTGATGCCGTCAAATGGTTGAAAGGCAATGAAAAATGCGTCGTCACTTTATGGAACGGCGTACCATTACAAGTCACCACGCCCAACTTTGCCGAATTGAAAATCACCCAAACCGATCCCGGTGTCCGTGGTGATACGGCGACTGGCGGCACAAAACCTGCCACACTCGAAACCGGCGCAGTCGTGAAAGTACCGCTTTACATGGAAGAAGGCGAAATCCTCAAAATCGACACCCGCACTGGCGAATACGTTTCCCGCGTCAAAGCGTGA
- the secD gene encoding protein translocase subunit SecD has translation MNRYPLWKYLMIAVVLLIGVIYSVPNFFPSEPAVQLSPKTEQAIDPATMQRFEQALQAQGLTIRASENNGQQALFRFEDTDVQLKASEALKEAVGDQFVVALNLAPSTPSWLRALNANPMFLGLDLRGGVHFLMEVDMKAALDKQIDRYEDEFRDFLREQDIKYLGIAREGDTVLAKFRDAASRDAASAALGKEYQNSLQFTALPDTNDLQASISQTAMLDIQKFALQQNITTLRKRVNELGVAEPVIQQQGANRIVVQLPGVQDTARAKEILGATATLEFRLVDEQNDPMQAQQSGRAPLGSQIYKERSGDPILLKRQVMLTGDYIIDASSGFDDNNRPAVHITLDGKGATRFNKVTGENVQKLMGVVFIENKIETKEVDGQAVKTSTTTQEVINVARIQEQLGKRFQITGLDSPKEARDLALLLRAGALAAPVYIVEERTVGPSMGKENIEKGFNSNIWGFVAVVLFMVIYYRVFGVISSVALAINGFFLFALLSMIQATLTLPGLAGIALTLGMAIDANVLINQRIREELRAGASPQVAINIGYERAWGTIIDSNLTTLIAGIALFLLGSGPIKGFAVVLCLGILTSMFSAVTVSRAMVNLVYGYKPHLQKLAI, from the coding sequence ATGAATCGCTATCCACTCTGGAAGTACCTCATGATCGCAGTCGTGCTGCTGATCGGGGTTATCTACTCTGTTCCCAACTTTTTTCCTTCCGAACCGGCGGTGCAATTAAGCCCTAAAACCGAACAGGCTATCGACCCGGCAACCATGCAGCGCTTCGAGCAAGCGTTACAGGCACAAGGCTTAACCATTCGCGCCAGTGAGAACAACGGTCAACAAGCCTTATTCCGCTTTGAAGACACCGATGTGCAACTCAAAGCGTCGGAAGCCTTGAAAGAAGCGGTCGGCGATCAGTTTGTGGTAGCGCTCAACCTTGCGCCCTCCACGCCAAGCTGGTTACGCGCATTGAATGCGAACCCGATGTTTTTAGGGTTAGATTTGCGCGGCGGGGTACATTTCCTGATGGAAGTAGACATGAAAGCGGCACTGGATAAGCAGATTGACCGCTATGAAGACGAATTCCGCGATTTCCTGCGCGAACAAGACATCAAATATCTGGGCATTGCCCGCGAAGGTGACACCGTACTGGCAAAATTCCGCGATGCCGCCAGCCGCGATGCTGCCAGTGCTGCACTTGGTAAGGAATACCAAAATAGTCTGCAATTCACCGCACTGCCCGACACCAATGATTTGCAAGCCAGTATTTCGCAAACCGCAATGCTGGATATTCAAAAATTTGCCCTGCAACAAAACATCACCACTTTGCGCAAGCGAGTGAATGAACTGGGCGTCGCCGAACCGGTTATTCAGCAACAAGGTGCTAATCGCATCGTGGTGCAACTTCCCGGTGTGCAAGATACCGCCCGTGCCAAAGAGATTCTGGGCGCAACCGCCACCCTCGAATTCCGTTTGGTTGATGAGCAAAATGACCCAATGCAAGCGCAACAAAGCGGGCGTGCACCGCTTGGCTCACAGATTTACAAAGAGCGTAGCGGCGATCCGATTCTGCTTAAACGTCAAGTGATGCTGACGGGGGATTACATTATTGACGCCTCTTCAGGCTTTGATGATAACAATCGTCCGGCGGTACACATTACGCTGGATGGCAAAGGTGCGACCCGTTTCAATAAAGTGACCGGCGAAAACGTTCAAAAATTGATGGGCGTGGTCTTCATTGAAAACAAAATTGAGACCAAAGAAGTCGACGGGCAAGCGGTTAAAACCAGCACGACGACTCAAGAAGTCATTAACGTTGCCCGTATTCAGGAGCAATTGGGCAAACGTTTCCAGATTACGGGATTAGATTCACCGAAAGAAGCGCGTGACCTTGCCTTATTATTGCGGGCAGGTGCATTAGCCGCGCCGGTTTATATTGTGGAAGAACGCACCGTCGGCCCTAGCATGGGTAAAGAAAACATCGAGAAAGGCTTTAACTCCAATATTTGGGGGTTTGTGGCAGTGGTGTTATTCATGGTGATTTACTACCGCGTCTTTGGCGTTATTTCCAGCGTAGCGCTGGCTATTAACGGCTTCTTCCTGTTCGCGCTGCTTTCCATGATTCAAGCAACCCTGACCTTACCGGGATTGGCGGGCATTGCCTTGACGCTGGGCATGGCGATTGATGCCAACGTATTGATTAATCAACGGATTCGTGAAGAATTACGCGCGGGTGCTTCGCCACAAGTCGCTATCAATATCGGCTATGAGCGTGCTTGGGGTACGATTATTGACTCTAACTTGACGACGTTGATTGCCGGTATTGCGCTATTTTTATTGGGTTCTGGCCCAATTAAAGGCTTTGCCGTGGTGCTGTGTTTGGGGATTTTGACCTCGATGTTCAGTGCGGTAACAGTATCACGGGCAATGGTTAACCTCGTTTATGGTTATAAACCACACCTGCAAAAATTGGCGATTTAA
- the yajC gene encoding preprotein translocase subunit YajC encodes MDFLISNAHAEGAAAPAGGGIEMLLMMGVFFAIMYFMIIRPQQKRAKEHKMMIESLSKGDEIVTGGGVIGKIAGLGDSFVDLTVADNVTIKVQKQAVASVLPKGTMKGA; translated from the coding sequence GTGGACTTTCTGATATCTAACGCTCATGCCGAAGGTGCAGCCGCACCCGCAGGTGGTGGCATTGAAATGTTGCTGATGATGGGCGTATTTTTCGCCATTATGTATTTCATGATTATCCGCCCGCAGCAAAAGCGTGCCAAAGAACATAAAATGATGATCGAATCCCTCAGCAAAGGCGATGAAATCGTTACCGGCGGCGGCGTGATTGGTAAAATTGCTGGCTTAGGTGATAGCTTCGTCGACCTGACAGTTGCGGATAATGTCACCATCAAAGTACAAAAACAGGCTGTTGCTTCTGTCCTGCCCAAAGGCACGATGAAAGGCGCATAA
- a CDS encoding type II toxin-antitoxin system VapC family toxin codes for MVIDTSAIIAILLGEPEAEALSKAILDDPKRLMSAFSLLECSIVIESRKGEAGGRELDLLLYRLQVEIVDMNEEQTQLARAGWRQFGKGRHRAALNIGDCCSYALAKYTGEPLLFKGDDFNHSDITYVAL; via the coding sequence GTGGTAATTGATACGTCTGCCATTATCGCTATTTTATTGGGCGAACCAGAAGCTGAAGCCCTTTCCAAAGCCATTTTAGATGACCCCAAGCGTTTGATGAGTGCTTTTTCCTTGCTGGAATGCAGTATTGTGATTGAAAGTCGCAAAGGTGAAGCTGGTGGGCGTGAGCTGGATTTGCTGCTGTACCGCTTGCAGGTTGAGATCGTGGATATGAACGAGGAGCAGACGCAACTTGCCCGCGCAGGTTGGCGGCAGTTTGGTAAGGGGCGGCATCGTGCCGCATTGAATATCGGTGATTGCTGTTCGTATGCGCTGGCGAAGTACACCGGTGAGCCGCTATTGTTCAAGGGTGATGATTTCAACCATTCGGATATTACTTATGTTGCTTTATAA